The proteins below come from a single Miscanthus floridulus cultivar M001 chromosome 1, ASM1932011v1, whole genome shotgun sequence genomic window:
- the LOC136475622 gene encoding zinc-finger homeodomain protein 11-like, which yields MDQQQHQERPREVYRECMRNHAAKLGTYASDGCCEYTPDDGQPAAMLCAACGCHRNFHRKAFLDAAAAGAHGAMLPSPGASPGYGIHHMAITAAGMGGGDAGGAHGGSGSSRRRTRTKFTEEQKERMARFAQRLGWRMPKREPGRAPGDDEVGRFCREIGVTRQVFKVWMHNHKAGGGGSGGGGVGGAAQTSSSTTRGGGGGGGVGGGGSMSPAMGADVEDDEEVRGSGMCM from the coding sequence ATGGATCAGCAACAGCACCAGGAGCGGCCGCGGGAGGTGTACCGCGAGTGCATGCGCAACCACGCGGCGAAGCTCGGGACATACGCTTCCGACGGGTGCTGCGAGTACACCCCCGACGACGGCCAGCCCGCCGCGATGCTCTGCGCCGCCTGCGGCTGCCACCGCAACTTCCACCGGAAGGCGTTCCTGGAcgccgcggcggcgggggcgcACGGCGCAATGCTGCCCTCCCCCGGCGCGTCCCCGGGCTACGGCATTCACCACATGGCGATTACCGCGGCCGGCATGGGCGGCGGTGACGCCGGCGGCGCGCACGGCGGCTCCGGGAGCAGCAGGCGGCGGACGCGGACCAAGTTCACGGAGGAGCAGAAGGAGCGCATGGCGCGGTTCGCGCAGCGGCTCGGCTGGCGGATGCCCAAGCGGGAGCCCGGCCGCGCGCCTGGGGACGACGAGGTGGGCCGCTTCTGCCGAGAGATCGGGGTCACCAGGCAGGTCTTCAAGGTATGGATGCACAACCAcaaggccggcggcggcggcagcgggggCGGGGGCGTCGGTGGGGCCGCGCAGACGTCGTCGTCCACGACgcgtggaggcggcggaggcggcggcgttgGAGGAGGTGGGAGCATGTCTCCGGCGATGGGCGCCGAcgtcgaggacgacgaggaggtgaGGGGCAGCGGGATGTGCATGTAG